In a single window of the Nicotiana tomentosiformis chromosome 8, ASM39032v3, whole genome shotgun sequence genome:
- the LOC138896831 gene encoding uncharacterized protein — protein MRDFPNRDSGGMAQPASLATGSYMSVHPSGRESQSSAGRGPVRGRGSSSGGNKNRIYALAGRQDQESSPDIMIGILTIFSHDTYALIDPGSTLSYITPFVAGKFGIVPEILSDPFAVSTPFGEQIIARRFY, from the coding sequence atgcgagatttcccaaatagagattctgggggtatggcacaaccagcgagtttaGCAACAGGATCATATATGTCCGtacatccttcagggcgcgagtctcagtcttcggctggcaGAGGTCCAgtcagaggtagaggttccagttcaggtggtaataagaaccgtatctatgctttagcgggtcgacaggaccaagaGTCTTCACCAGATATTATgataggtatattgaccattttctctcatgatacttatgccttgatagacccaggatctactttatcgtatattaccccatttgtcgcgggtaagtttggtatagtgcctgaaatactaagtgatccttttgcagtATCTACACCATTCGGAGAACAGATTATTGCTAGACGGTTTTActga